A region of Chloroflexota bacterium DNA encodes the following proteins:
- a CDS encoding LLM class flavin-dependent oxidoreductase has protein sequence MAKSSNPIRFGINPRNIPYERVVSVAQTAEAAGFDVISFSDRPPEPSMEGWTLATAVAVQTERIAVTHSTLNVPFRNPALLAKMASTLDVMTGGGRVILTLGAGGQETHYVTYGIPFGSPGERVTDLEDAIAIMRGLWANESFSYEGRQFSVEECSAPPAPLGAIPIIIGAGGPRMLRYTGAHAEGWIKNGGWPESHEQYLGLLNPVEAAAEGAGRDPGTIYRVLNGTGYIGDEDPDSVIPQTFGRRGGLMGNADKVLSTIDEYVELGVDTFHLQFPNDILEEQLAQFGEEVIARVRG, from the coding sequence ATGGCAAAGAGTTCCAACCCCATCAGGTTTGGCATCAACCCCCGCAACATCCCTTACGAGCGCGTGGTGTCCGTGGCGCAGACCGCCGAGGCCGCCGGCTTCGACGTCATCTCCTTCAGCGACAGGCCGCCGGAGCCGAGCATGGAGGGCTGGACGCTGGCGACGGCCGTCGCCGTTCAGACGGAGCGCATCGCCGTCACCCACTCGACGCTGAATGTGCCCTTCCGCAACCCTGCGCTGCTGGCCAAGATGGCCTCGACGCTGGACGTGATGACTGGCGGCGGGCGGGTCATCCTGACGCTCGGCGCGGGCGGGCAGGAGACGCACTACGTGACCTACGGCATCCCCTTCGGCTCGCCCGGCGAGCGGGTCACGGACCTGGAGGACGCCATCGCCATCATGCGCGGGTTGTGGGCCAACGAGAGCTTCTCGTACGAGGGGCGGCAGTTCTCGGTCGAGGAGTGCTCGGCGCCGCCGGCCCCGCTGGGCGCCATCCCCATCATCATCGGCGCGGGCGGGCCGCGGATGCTCCGCTACACCGGCGCGCACGCGGAGGGCTGGATCAAGAACGGCGGCTGGCCGGAGAGCCACGAGCAGTACCTTGGCCTCCTTAACCCGGTGGAAGCCGCCGCCGAGGGCGCGGGCCGCGACCCGGGCACGATCTACCGCGTCCTGAACGGCACCGGCTACATCGGCGACGAGGACCCGGACTCGGTGATCCCGCAGACGTTTGGCCGTCGCGGGGGCCTCATGGGCAACGCCGACAAGGTCCTGTCCACCATTGACGAGTACGTGGAGCTTGGCGTGGACACCTTCCACCTGCAGTTCCCCAACGACATCCTGGAGGAGCAGCTCGCACAGTTCGGCGAGGAGGTTATCGCGAGGGTGCGCGGGTAG
- a CDS encoding tetratricopeptide repeat protein: MTNGHAHDDDHAQADAQAAAVARLEEAIFDLTRAIERDPDDASAYYQRGVAYGQMAAPLEALRDFNNVVRLRPESAEAYYNRGMAHTSLHQPLQAIDDYTRAVELDPTLRDAYNNRAASYIELRRADEALPDLARAMEIDPASASAYALRAMAHALLGNDAQCEEDTHRAVSLGFDGNALEYLVLRARQQRAPDRGV; this comes from the coding sequence ATGACCAACGGCCACGCGCACGACGACGACCACGCCCAGGCGGATGCCCAAGCCGCGGCTGTTGCCCGCCTGGAAGAGGCCATCTTCGACCTCACCCGCGCCATCGAGCGGGACCCGGACGACGCCAGCGCCTACTATCAGCGGGGCGTCGCGTACGGGCAGATGGCAGCGCCCCTCGAGGCGCTGCGCGACTTCAACAACGTCGTGCGGCTGCGGCCGGAGTCGGCGGAGGCCTACTACAACCGGGGCATGGCGCACACGTCGCTGCACCAGCCGCTGCAGGCCATCGACGACTACACCAGGGCCGTTGAGCTGGACCCCACCCTCCGGGACGCCTACAACAACCGGGCGGCGTCGTACATCGAATTGCGCCGCGCCGACGAGGCGCTGCCGGACCTCGCGAGGGCGATGGAGATCGACCCCGCGTCGGCGTCGGCCTACGCATTGCGGGCCATGGCCCACGCGCTGCTCGGCAACGACGCGCAATGCGAGGAGGACACGCACCGGGCGGTGTCGCTGGGCTTCGACGGCAACGCCCTCGAGTACCTGGTACTGCGGGCGCGGCAGCAGCGCGCCCCGGACCGCGGCGTCTAG
- a CDS encoding deoxyuridine 5'-triphosphate nucleotidohydrolase, giving the protein MIAHGLDRDTIVALLGADPPLVQGYADLAAQLQPNGFDLTLAEVAAFTEPGVIGETNAQRRLAEVEIIPYGDDGMVHLDQGAYRITFNEVVSLPLDVMSIGQTRSSLLRSGVAVHGGIGDAGFRGVYQALLVVYHPGGFTVARNARLLQVAFFRLTQPVTEGYQGRFQQPPR; this is encoded by the coding sequence ATGATCGCCCATGGGCTCGACCGTGACACCATCGTGGCGCTGCTGGGGGCGGACCCGCCGCTGGTGCAGGGGTACGCCGACCTGGCAGCGCAACTCCAGCCCAACGGCTTCGACCTGACGCTGGCCGAGGTCGCCGCGTTCACGGAGCCCGGCGTCATCGGCGAGACCAACGCGCAGCGACGGCTCGCGGAGGTGGAGATCATCCCCTACGGCGATGACGGCATGGTGCATCTGGATCAGGGCGCATACCGCATCACATTCAATGAGGTCGTGAGCCTCCCGCTCGACGTTATGTCCATAGGCCAGACGCGGTCCAGCTTGCTGCGCTCCGGCGTCGCGGTCCACGGCGGCATCGGCGACGCGGGATTTCGCGGGGTGTATCAGGCGCTCCTGGTGGTCTACCACCCCGGCGGGTTCACCGTGGCGCGCAATGCCCGGCTGCTGCAGGTCGCCTTCTTCCGGCTGACGCAGCCGGTGACCGAGGGCTACCAGGGGCGGTTCCAACAGCCGCCGCGGTAG